Sequence from the Nocardiopsis sp. YSL2 genome:
GGTCGCGACCTTGACGAACATCAGGTGGCTGGCGGTGGGCCAGGCGACGTGGTGCTCGCCGACGGCCATGATGTTGACGTCGTTGTCCACCAGGACGGGCACGGGCAGCCGCGCGCCGACGTAGCCGGGTACGTCGAAGTCGTCCCACCCGGGCATGATCGGCGGGTTGACCGCGCGGCCGGTGGAGTACTGGACCGGCCCGGGCAGGCCGATGCCCACGCCGAGCAGGTCCGGGACCTCGCGGCCGGCGCCGTCGAGCAGCGCCCGCCCCCGGTCGACCACCCAGTCCAGAACCGGTTCGGGGCCCAGAGCGATGTCGAGGTCGGCGCGCTCCTCGGCCAGGACCGTCCCGGTCATGTCGGTGAGGGCCAGCCGCGCGTGGGTGGCGCCCAGGTCGGCGGCCACGACCACGCGGGCGTCGGGGCGGAACGAGAAGGTCGTGGGCGGGCGCCCTCCGGTCGAGACCGCCTCGCCCGCGGGGCCGATGAGCCCGCTGGCCAGCAGCGCGTCCACGCGCTGGGTGACGGTGGAGCGTGCCAGACCGGTCACGGACGCCAGTTCGGAGCGGGTGCGCGGTCTTCCGTCGCGCAGCAACCGCAGCAGTGTGCCCGCCCCCGGTACGGCGGCCGTCGCGCGCAACTCCGTCAAACCCCTGCCCCCTGAGCCCGTCAGCGCCTCTTCCGTCATGGAACCAGTCAAGCACAGGATTCTCGTCCGGGTTCGAGCGCACCTAAAGTCTTTGTTTCCGACAACTTCTGATTGACTCTCGACATAAGTCCCGCGTACGGTGTCGCCATGTCAGTGAGAAAGGTCACAAGCCTGGGAGAAGCGGATGATCCCGGCCCCCTCGCCCCCACGGTCTACCGCGCGGCGGTGATCGGCACCGGCTTCATGGGACGTGTCCACACGCACGCCGTCCGCGCCACCGGTGGCCGGGTCGTGGGCGTGGCGGGCTCCTCCCGGGACAAGGCCGAGCGCTTCCGCGCCACCCACGGCCTGGACCGCGCCGTCGGCCACGCCCTCGATCTCATCCACGACCCCGACGTGGACGTCGTCCACGTGTGCACCCCCAACCACCTGCACGCCCCGTTGAGCCTGGCCGCCCTGTCGGCGGGCAAGCACGTCGTGTGCGAGAAACCCCTGGCCACGGACGCGGCCACGGCACGCGGCCTGGTCACGGCCGCCGAGGAGGCCGACCGCGTCGCGGTCGTGCCCTTCGCCTACCGCTTCCACCCCATGGCCCGCGAGGCCCGCGCGCGGGTCGCCGCGGGCGCCATCGGCCGCGTCAGCCTGGCGCACGGCGGCTACCTCCAGGACTGGCTGCTCTCACCCGAGGACGACAACTGGCGGGTGGACCCCGAGCTGGGCGGGCCCACCCGGGCGTTCGGCGACATCGGCTCGCACTGGTGCGACATGCTGGAGTTCGTCACCGGCGACCGCATCACCGCGGTCAGCGCCCAGACCTCCCGCGTCAACGACACCCGCGGCGGCACGTCCCGACCGGTCACCACCGAGGACCTGGTCGCCTTCCAGTTCTCCACGCGCGGCGGCGCGATCGGCAGCGCCGTGATCAGCCAGGTCTCCCCCGGCCGCAAGAACCAGCTGCTCCTGGAGGTGGCAGGGAGCGAGGGATCGCTCGTCTTCGACCAGGAGCGCCCCGAGACCCTGTGGTCCGCCTCCCGGGGCCGCACCGCCCTCATCTCGCGCGACGACCCCGCCCTGAGCACCGACGCCGCCCGTCTGGTCACGGTGCCCGTCGGCCACCCCCAGGGCTACCAGGACTGCTTCAACGCCCTGGTCGCCGACACCGCCGCGGCCATCGCCGGGCACGACCCCGAGGGCCTGCCGCGCTTCACCGACGGCCTGCGCGCCGCCGTGTTGGCCGAGGCCGTGCTGGAGTCGGCCCGCGAGCGCCGCTGGGTCGACGTCCCGGGGGTGGACGGGGCATGACCGGCCAACCCCTGCTGAGGATGCGCGCCATCACCAAGTCCTTCCTCGGCGTACGCGTCCTGCACGGCGTGGACCTGGACCTGCGTGCCGGTGAGGTGCACG
This genomic interval carries:
- a CDS encoding ROK family transcriptional regulator, which encodes MTEEALTGSGGRGLTELRATAAVPGAGTLLRLLRDGRPRTRSELASVTGLARSTVTQRVDALLASGLIGPAGEAVSTGGRPPTTFSFRPDARVVVAADLGATHARLALTDMTGTVLAEERADLDIALGPEPVLDWVVDRGRALLDGAGREVPDLLGVGIGLPGPVQYSTGRAVNPPIMPGWDDFDVPGYVGARLPVPVLVDNDVNIMAVGEHHVAWPTASHLMFVKVATGIGCGIVSEGRVYRGAQGAAGDMGHIQVPSGAGRQCRCGNTGCLEAVASGAALAEALTAEGVPARGARDVVELSRNGSVPALRALRQAGRDVGEVLAASVNMFNPSVIVIGGALALAGDHLLAGVREIIYQRSLPLATEHLSIVSSTAGESAGVIGAAVTVIEHCLSPEHADALVNRT
- a CDS encoding Gfo/Idh/MocA family protein; the encoded protein is MRKVTSLGEADDPGPLAPTVYRAAVIGTGFMGRVHTHAVRATGGRVVGVAGSSRDKAERFRATHGLDRAVGHALDLIHDPDVDVVHVCTPNHLHAPLSLAALSAGKHVVCEKPLATDAATARGLVTAAEEADRVAVVPFAYRFHPMAREARARVAAGAIGRVSLAHGGYLQDWLLSPEDDNWRVDPELGGPTRAFGDIGSHWCDMLEFVTGDRITAVSAQTSRVNDTRGGTSRPVTTEDLVAFQFSTRGGAIGSAVISQVSPGRKNQLLLEVAGSEGSLVFDQERPETLWSASRGRTALISRDDPALSTDAARLVTVPVGHPQGYQDCFNALVADTAAAIAGHDPEGLPRFTDGLRAAVLAEAVLESARERRWVDVPGVDGA